One window from the genome of Acuticoccus sp. I52.16.1 encodes:
- a CDS encoding GntR family transcriptional regulator yields the protein MASKIHQDRSVPTARAKAYAYVLDHIIRGDFRGGDFIEEEWVSSAAGVSRTPVREAFHRLESERFIELLPRRGARVRQVTAQEMMQVYEARRLIEGFAARRICEAAKGAPVEMKRLAAEMRALGDSDLRRHVDLDRDYHVALVEGSRNDVLMEVLDALRARQQQVAYAVLNADPSRLETILAEHEAMVDALDRGDGDGVVGLLNRHLRPIQSVVERLPGE from the coding sequence ATGGCCAGCAAGATCCACCAAGACAGATCGGTCCCGACGGCACGCGCCAAGGCCTACGCCTACGTGCTCGACCACATCATCCGCGGCGACTTCCGCGGCGGCGACTTCATCGAGGAGGAGTGGGTGTCCTCGGCCGCCGGCGTATCGCGCACGCCGGTGCGGGAGGCCTTCCACCGCCTGGAATCGGAGCGTTTCATCGAGCTGCTGCCGCGGCGCGGGGCGCGCGTGCGCCAGGTGACGGCGCAGGAGATGATGCAGGTCTACGAGGCGCGCCGGCTGATCGAGGGATTTGCCGCCCGCCGCATCTGCGAAGCCGCGAAGGGCGCCCCGGTCGAGATGAAGCGCCTCGCGGCGGAGATGCGTGCCCTCGGCGACAGCGACTTGCGCCGCCACGTCGACCTCGACCGCGACTACCACGTCGCCCTCGTCGAAGGCTCGCGCAACGACGTGCTGATGGAGGTGCTGGACGCCCTGCGCGCCCGCCAGCAGCAGGTGGCCTATGCTGTGCTGAACGCCGACCCGTCGCGCCTCGAAACCATCCTCGCCGAGCACGAGGCGATGGTCGACGCCCTGGACCGCGGCGACGGCGACGGCGTGGTCGGCCTCCTCAACCGCCACCTGAGGCCGATCCAGAGCGTGGTGGAGCGGTTGCCGGGCGAATAG
- a CDS encoding ABC transporter substrate-binding protein: MSLDLTRRRFMAGAAAAGTIGFIGAPTARAQATGILTFGLSSYPPSFAALQNAGTAAGTVKLMIHRGLLSYDNAGQIRGELAEDWGVDESGVWTFKLRDNAVWHDGRPVTAADVKYTIETGAAEGSSAAYTTSLQLIEKIEMPDAKTVKLTFSEPFATAETLFAHYNMPIIPEGSDEEALVGAGPFKIDSRERGVSVDLVASDNYYKPGLPKLAGIKAVAYADENLRVAALEAGDVDLIEYVPWPAMGSIDDNPSLTLDVVEGPFMYLTFNGARKPFDNPLVRRAIAHAVKREDVVDAAFFGRGAGLAHLPISDASPFYNPQYADAWAYDPEKAKALLAEAGHPDGFDCTLLSTAQYGMHTSTAEITQAYLSMIGINVTLDLPDWATRVQKGNAGEYDFAVMGTSADSNDPDGIARLIDPALPPSFARSINLDIPQITALLTEGRSTFDTEARKVIYEKLEGIAIDEVPLAGLCWRAQGYGMSDKVSGFKNLPGQLTFYSGLTLEETALS; the protein is encoded by the coding sequence ATGAGCTTGGATCTGACACGTCGCCGCTTCATGGCCGGCGCGGCCGCAGCCGGTACCATCGGCTTCATCGGCGCACCGACGGCCCGCGCACAGGCCACCGGCATCCTCACCTTCGGCCTGTCGTCCTACCCGCCCAGCTTCGCCGCGCTACAGAATGCCGGCACCGCGGCCGGCACCGTCAAGCTGATGATCCACCGCGGCCTCCTAAGCTACGACAACGCCGGCCAGATCCGCGGCGAGCTCGCCGAGGACTGGGGCGTCGACGAAAGCGGCGTGTGGACCTTCAAGCTGCGCGACAACGCGGTGTGGCACGACGGCCGCCCCGTGACCGCCGCTGACGTGAAATACACCATCGAGACCGGCGCCGCGGAGGGATCGTCCGCCGCCTACACCACCTCGCTCCAGCTCATCGAGAAGATCGAGATGCCGGACGCCAAGACGGTGAAGCTCACCTTCTCCGAGCCCTTCGCGACGGCCGAGACGCTGTTCGCCCACTACAACATGCCCATCATCCCCGAGGGGTCCGACGAGGAAGCCCTCGTCGGCGCAGGACCGTTCAAGATCGACAGTCGCGAGCGGGGCGTTTCGGTCGATCTCGTCGCCAGCGACAACTACTACAAGCCCGGCCTTCCCAAGCTCGCCGGCATCAAGGCGGTCGCCTACGCCGACGAGAACCTGCGCGTCGCAGCGCTCGAAGCCGGCGACGTCGACCTCATCGAGTACGTCCCCTGGCCGGCGATGGGCTCCATCGACGACAACCCGTCGCTGACGCTCGACGTGGTCGAGGGGCCGTTCATGTACCTCACCTTCAACGGCGCCCGGAAGCCGTTCGACAACCCGTTGGTGCGCCGCGCGATCGCCCACGCGGTCAAGCGCGAAGACGTGGTCGACGCCGCCTTCTTCGGCCGCGGCGCAGGCCTGGCACACCTGCCGATCTCGGACGCCAGCCCGTTCTACAACCCGCAATACGCCGACGCCTGGGCCTACGACCCGGAGAAGGCCAAGGCGCTGCTGGCCGAGGCCGGCCACCCGGACGGGTTCGACTGCACGCTGCTGTCGACGGCGCAGTACGGCATGCACACCTCCACCGCCGAGATCACGCAGGCGTACCTGTCGATGATCGGCATCAACGTCACGCTCGACCTGCCCGACTGGGCGACGCGCGTGCAGAAGGGCAACGCCGGCGAGTATGACTTCGCGGTGATGGGGACCTCCGCCGATTCCAACGATCCGGACGGCATCGCCCGCCTGATCGACCCGGCCTTGCCGCCCTCGTTCGCCCGCAGCATCAACCTCGACATTCCTCAGATCACCGCCCTCCTCACCGAGGGGCGCTCCACGTTCGACACCGAGGCGCGTAAGGTGATCTACGAGAAGCTTGAGGGCATCGCGATCGACGAGGTGCCGCTGGCGGGCTTGTGCTGGCGCGCGCAGGGCTACGGCATGTCGGACAAGGTGTCCGGCTTCAAGAACCTCCCCGGCCAGCTCACGTTCTATTCCGGGCTCACCCTGGAAGAGACCGCGCTCTCCTGA
- a CDS encoding hydantoinase B/oxoprolinase family protein, whose translation MDAPATATQLDPITVEVIGAALSSIVEETGEALIRASYSTNIKERRDCSTALFNTAGQTLCQAEHIPLHLGSFIGIIPKILELHDVADMAPGDVFVGNDAYMGGGTHLPDIVLAEPIFVDGEIAAWTVNLAHHADFADRGHAHIYQEGLRIPPIRLYKAGALQKDVQDLILLNCQVPRERLSDLRAQMAANRVGVQRFQDLCAKWGTETVLAAGDALLDYAERKMRAGIAALKDGVHTFEDVFDGPEFDTTLPLAVTLTVTGDEMTVDFTAPPQQRAGINMTWTALAATVYYIVKAVVDPTVPPNAGLARPITVTAPSGSLLNCRHPAAVNGRVQLCQRVADLTLGALYKAAPDKVTACTNSACCVATFTGQRKADGTIWVYLETFGGGGGARPTKDGLDGIHVHVTNTSNLPVEALELEYPLTVVRYELVNGSAGEGKFRGGMGLRRVVRAEEDCLVRVDVSRTRSRSWGLEGGGEGGHGALERGPGVAPFDHDKGQLAAGQWFALATPGGGGFGPADERTATLKTQDELDGIASAI comes from the coding sequence ATGGACGCTCCCGCCACCGCCACGCAGCTCGACCCGATCACCGTGGAAGTGATCGGCGCCGCGCTCTCCTCCATCGTCGAGGAGACCGGCGAGGCGCTGATCCGCGCGTCCTACTCCACCAACATCAAAGAGCGGCGGGACTGCTCCACCGCGCTCTTCAACACCGCCGGGCAGACGCTGTGCCAGGCCGAGCACATCCCGCTGCACCTCGGCTCGTTCATCGGCATCATCCCGAAGATCCTGGAACTGCACGACGTCGCCGACATGGCGCCGGGCGACGTCTTCGTCGGCAACGACGCCTATATGGGCGGCGGCACGCACCTTCCCGACATCGTCCTCGCCGAGCCGATCTTCGTGGACGGCGAGATCGCGGCCTGGACGGTGAACCTCGCCCACCATGCCGACTTCGCCGACCGCGGCCACGCCCACATCTACCAGGAAGGCCTGCGCATCCCGCCGATCCGCCTCTACAAGGCGGGCGCGCTGCAGAAGGACGTGCAGGACCTCATCCTCCTCAACTGTCAGGTCCCGCGCGAGCGGCTGTCGGACCTTCGAGCGCAGATGGCGGCAAACCGCGTCGGCGTGCAGCGCTTCCAGGACTTGTGCGCCAAGTGGGGGACCGAAACGGTGCTCGCCGCCGGCGACGCACTGCTCGACTATGCCGAGCGCAAGATGCGCGCCGGGATCGCCGCGCTGAAGGACGGCGTCCACACCTTCGAGGACGTGTTCGACGGGCCGGAGTTCGACACCACCCTCCCCCTCGCCGTCACGTTGACGGTGACGGGCGACGAGATGACGGTGGACTTCACCGCCCCGCCGCAACAGCGCGCCGGCATCAACATGACGTGGACCGCGCTGGCGGCGACCGTCTACTACATCGTCAAGGCCGTGGTGGACCCCACCGTGCCGCCCAACGCCGGCCTTGCCCGACCCATCACGGTGACCGCGCCCTCGGGTTCGCTCCTCAACTGCCGGCACCCCGCGGCGGTCAACGGCCGGGTGCAGCTCTGCCAGCGCGTCGCCGACCTCACCCTCGGCGCGCTCTACAAGGCCGCCCCAGACAAGGTGACCGCCTGCACCAACTCGGCCTGCTGCGTGGCGACCTTCACCGGTCAGCGCAAAGCCGACGGCACCATCTGGGTCTACCTCGAGACGTTCGGCGGCGGCGGCGGTGCGCGGCCCACCAAGGACGGGCTCGACGGCATCCACGTCCACGTCACCAACACCTCCAACCTCCCGGTCGAGGCTCTGGAGCTCGAATATCCGCTCACGGTGGTCCGCTACGAGCTGGTCAACGGGTCGGCCGGCGAGGGCAAGTTCCGCGGCGGCATGGGCCTCAGGCGCGTGGTGCGCGCGGAGGAGGACTGCCTCGTGCGGGTCGACGTCTCGCGCACCCGCTCCCGCTCGTGGGGGCTTGAGGGCGGCGGCGAAGGCGGGCACGGCGCGCTGGAGCGCGGCCCCGGCGTCGCCCCGTTCGATCATGACAAGGGCCAACTCGCCGCCGGCCAGTGGTTCGCACTCGCAACGCCTGGCGGCGGCGGCTTCGGCCCCGCCGACGAGCGGACCGCGACTCTAAAAACACAAGACGAACTCGATGGCATAGCCTCTGCAATCTGA
- a CDS encoding hydantoinase/oxoprolinase family protein codes for MLRLGVDIGGTFTDFALVESDSGRAAVHKRLTTPDDPARAVIEGVAAIAAAEGIAVADIGEIVHGTTLVTNALIERRGARAGMLVTKGFRDTFDIGQEQRYDLYDLRLKFADPLVPRRLRVEIPERLKHDGSVLAPLDEDAVAAAVTHLVEKEKVEALAICFLHAYASADHEERARRIAAAAYPDLYISTSSGVFPYAREFERWTTTTANAYGQPMVDAYLARLEAGLADAGFAGRLAIIGSGGGLMTLETARRFPVRLLESGPAAGVLMAARVGDVVGVDDLLAFDLGGTTAKGALVRGGRPFKAYAFEAAHSYKHKTGSGLKLQIPVIDMAEIGSGGGSIVSIDELGLLRVGPRSASAVPGPACYARGGTDPTLTDANLTLGYLDADFFLGGRMPLDPAAAESAIAARTAPLGLETVRAAWGIHDIANEDICRAFRMHATERGFDYRRSGMVASGGGGPIHAARIARKLKVPQVIYPAGAGVMSAFGMLVGATSFEIVRSYRAPVAGLDAAAFTATLSEIEAEATAYLLAAGLTADAITVERRLDMRYRGQGYDIEVAVPAGLAPAAIPDALSGLFAEAYRATFDTTLDQPLEIASLKVEATGPRPDMPLAAGNAGTAGALAAALKGYRRAYFPAAGGLVDCPVYDRYRIAPGERLAGPCLVEERESTILLDAGDTAEVHPSGAVVASIAAAIA; via the coding sequence ATGTTACGGCTCGGCGTCGATATCGGTGGGACCTTCACGGACTTTGCGCTCGTGGAGAGCGACAGCGGGCGCGCCGCCGTCCACAAGCGGCTGACCACGCCCGACGACCCCGCCCGCGCCGTGATCGAAGGCGTCGCGGCGATCGCAGCGGCGGAGGGGATCGCGGTCGCCGACATCGGCGAGATCGTCCACGGCACGACGCTCGTCACCAACGCGCTGATCGAGCGGCGCGGCGCGCGGGCGGGGATGCTGGTCACGAAGGGCTTCCGTGACACCTTCGATATCGGCCAGGAGCAGCGCTACGACCTCTACGACCTGCGCCTGAAGTTCGCCGATCCGCTGGTTCCGCGCCGGCTTCGGGTGGAGATCCCCGAGCGTTTGAAGCACGACGGCTCGGTGCTGGCCCCGCTCGACGAGGACGCCGTCGCCGCCGCCGTCACCCACCTCGTCGAGAAGGAGAAGGTCGAGGCGCTGGCGATCTGCTTCCTGCATGCCTACGCCTCGGCCGATCACGAGGAGCGGGCCCGGCGGATCGCCGCAGCGGCCTACCCGGACCTCTACATATCCACCTCGTCGGGCGTCTTCCCCTATGCGCGCGAGTTCGAGCGCTGGACCACGACCACGGCGAACGCCTATGGCCAGCCGATGGTCGATGCCTATCTGGCGCGGCTGGAGGCGGGGCTGGCGGACGCCGGTTTCGCCGGCCGGCTCGCCATCATCGGCTCCGGCGGCGGGCTGATGACGCTGGAGACGGCGCGCCGGTTCCCGGTGCGGCTCCTGGAATCGGGGCCGGCGGCGGGCGTCCTGATGGCCGCGCGCGTGGGCGACGTGGTCGGCGTCGACGATCTCCTGGCGTTCGATCTCGGCGGAACCACCGCCAAGGGCGCGCTCGTGCGTGGCGGCCGCCCCTTCAAGGCCTACGCGTTCGAGGCGGCGCACTCCTACAAGCACAAGACCGGCAGCGGGCTGAAGCTCCAGATCCCGGTGATCGACATGGCCGAGATCGGGTCGGGCGGCGGCAGCATCGTCTCGATCGACGAGCTGGGCCTCCTGCGCGTCGGCCCGCGGTCGGCGAGCGCGGTGCCGGGGCCGGCCTGCTACGCCCGCGGCGGCACCGACCCGACGCTGACCGACGCCAACCTGACGCTCGGCTACCTCGACGCCGACTTCTTCCTCGGCGGCCGGATGCCCCTCGACCCCGCCGCCGCCGAGAGCGCCATCGCCGCGCGCACCGCGCCGCTCGGCCTGGAGACCGTCCGCGCCGCCTGGGGCATCCACGACATCGCCAACGAGGACATCTGCCGCGCCTTCCGCATGCACGCCACCGAGCGCGGGTTCGACTATCGCCGCTCGGGCATGGTGGCGTCCGGTGGCGGCGGGCCGATCCACGCCGCCCGCATCGCCCGCAAACTCAAGGTGCCGCAGGTGATCTACCCGGCCGGCGCGGGCGTGATGTCCGCGTTCGGCATGCTGGTCGGCGCCACCTCGTTCGAGATCGTGCGCTCCTACCGCGCGCCCGTCGCCGGGCTGGACGCCGCCGCCTTCACCGCGACGCTGAGCGAGATCGAGGCGGAGGCGACGGCCTACCTCCTCGCCGCCGGCCTCACCGCCGACGCGATCACCGTCGAGCGCCGCCTCGACATGCGCTACCGCGGCCAGGGCTACGACATCGAGGTCGCCGTTCCCGCGGGGCTGGCGCCTGCGGCGATCCCGGATGCCTTGTCCGGCCTCTTCGCCGAGGCCTACCGCGCGACGTTCGACACCACGCTCGACCAGCCGCTCGAGATCGCCAGCCTCAAGGTCGAGGCGACGGGGCCGCGGCCCGACATGCCGCTCGCCGCCGGCAACGCCGGTACGGCAGGCGCCCTCGCCGCTGCGCTGAAGGGCTACCGCCGCGCCTATTTCCCGGCGGCCGGCGGCCTCGTCGACTGTCCGGTCTACGACCGCTACCGGATCGCGCCGGGCGAGCGCCTGGCCGGGCCCTGCCTCGTCGAGGAGCGCGAATCCACCATCCTGCTCGATGCCGGAGACACCGCCGAGGTGCATCCCAGCGGCGCCGTCGTCGCCAGCATCGCCGCCGCGATCGCCTGA
- a CDS encoding ABC transporter permease, with product MLAYVAQRIAVAVLMVWLVATIVFLLLHIVPGDPAELLLSTGSTAPDPAAVAALREKLGLNAPIYVQYWDYLTGLARGHLGNSLQDGTPVAEQVALRLPRTLELIVTAALVATAIGIPVGIRAATHAGGITDRLASGAAAVALSTPVFVIGTLAILLFAQTLKIAPAGGYVAFADNPVRHLGLLILPALTVATPLTAVIVRMTRSAVLEVLERDFVRAVRARGVAPRRILSRHVLRSALVPVVTVTGLELGTLLGGTVLVEFVYNWPGLSGFLVRAVDARDYPEVVGIVLTISALFVLINLVVDLLNAMLDPKVRLSA from the coding sequence ATGCTCGCCTATGTGGCCCAGCGGATCGCGGTCGCCGTCCTCATGGTGTGGCTGGTGGCGACGATCGTCTTCCTGCTGCTGCACATCGTTCCGGGCGACCCGGCCGAGCTGCTCCTGTCGACCGGGAGCACCGCGCCGGACCCCGCGGCGGTCGCCGCACTGCGGGAGAAGCTGGGCCTCAACGCGCCGATCTACGTGCAGTATTGGGATTATCTGACGGGCCTGGCGCGCGGCCACCTCGGCAACTCGCTGCAGGACGGCACCCCGGTCGCCGAGCAGGTGGCGCTGCGTCTGCCACGCACCTTGGAGCTGATCGTCACCGCCGCGCTGGTGGCGACGGCGATCGGCATCCCCGTCGGCATCCGCGCCGCCACCCATGCCGGCGGGATCACCGACCGTCTCGCCTCGGGCGCGGCCGCCGTCGCCCTGTCGACGCCGGTCTTCGTCATCGGCACGCTCGCCATCCTCCTCTTCGCGCAGACGCTGAAGATCGCCCCCGCCGGCGGCTACGTCGCCTTCGCCGACAATCCGGTGCGCCACCTCGGCCTCCTCATCCTTCCCGCCCTCACCGTCGCCACGCCGTTGACGGCCGTCATCGTGCGCATGACGCGCAGCGCCGTCCTCGAGGTGTTGGAGCGCGACTTCGTGCGGGCGGTGCGGGCGCGGGGCGTGGCGCCGCGGCGGATCCTGTCGCGCCATGTGCTGCGCAGCGCGCTGGTGCCGGTCGTCACCGTAACGGGGCTGGAGCTCGGCACGCTGCTGGGCGGCACGGTGCTGGTCGAGTTCGTCTACAACTGGCCGGGCCTGTCGGGCTTCCTCGTGCGGGCGGTGGATGCGCGCGACTATCCCGAGGTGGTCGGCATCGTCCTGACGATCTCGGCGCTCTTCGTGCTCATCAACCTGGTGGTCGACCTCCTCAACGCGATGCTCGACCCCAAGGTGCGGCTGAGCGCATGA
- a CDS encoding hydantoinase B/oxoprolinase family protein — MTPTFDAVDLSILWERLVSITDEGATALIRTSFSTLVREGFDLSVLIFDADARMIAQSTKCIPVFIGTAPITLSHMLRKFPGATLDPGDVVISNDPTIGTGHMYDLAVMRPIFRNGTLAGYAMSITHLPDIGGMGFSVSATEIYHEGLRLPITKLVKKGVLDDDLMELIKLNVRVPDQVAGDIFANISCTSVVVRHVLEFMDEYGLASLTPLADEILAQSENAVRQALLAMPDAEYTSRAQVEAYDEVRTLRCRVVKAGDRLTVDFEGTGPCVGAGINVPFPYTRAMALYALKCITTPGIPNNDGATALIDVVAPVGSILAAVPPAPSAGRHTIGHFVVPLIFDAMARIVPDRVTAASGLIDIMTFQGRHDDGREMAANYFVCGGFGGLQGMDGRQTTPGSSNMGTTPIEVFEPLSGLVVEEKSLLADSGGAGAFRGGAGQTVVMRNGTARDMVFFAMANRTMFAAEGLFGGRPGARRRHMIDGVEVDGQGRHVLVPGAELRLEQAGGGGYGPPDERPTTAIARDIDDGFLTPEGAVASYGPRAAGLGG, encoded by the coding sequence ATGACGCCCACGTTCGACGCCGTCGACCTCTCCATCCTCTGGGAACGCCTCGTCTCGATCACCGACGAAGGGGCGACCGCGCTCATCCGCACCTCGTTCTCGACCCTGGTGCGCGAGGGGTTCGACCTCTCGGTGCTGATCTTCGACGCCGACGCGCGGATGATCGCCCAGTCGACCAAATGCATTCCGGTGTTCATCGGAACCGCGCCGATCACGCTTTCGCACATGCTGCGGAAGTTCCCCGGCGCCACGCTGGATCCGGGCGACGTGGTGATCTCCAACGATCCCACCATCGGCACCGGCCACATGTACGACCTCGCGGTGATGCGGCCGATCTTCCGCAACGGCACGCTGGCCGGCTATGCGATGTCCATCACGCACCTGCCGGATATCGGCGGGATGGGGTTCTCCGTCTCCGCCACCGAGATCTACCACGAGGGTCTGCGCCTGCCGATCACCAAGCTGGTGAAGAAGGGCGTGCTCGACGACGACCTGATGGAGCTGATCAAGCTCAACGTGCGCGTGCCCGACCAGGTCGCGGGCGACATCTTCGCCAATATCTCCTGCACGTCGGTCGTCGTGCGCCATGTGCTGGAGTTCATGGACGAATACGGCTTGGCCTCGTTGACGCCGCTCGCCGACGAGATCCTCGCCCAGTCCGAGAATGCCGTGCGCCAGGCGCTCCTGGCGATGCCGGACGCGGAATATACCAGCCGGGCGCAGGTCGAGGCCTACGACGAGGTCCGGACCCTCCGCTGCCGCGTCGTGAAGGCGGGAGACCGGCTCACCGTCGACTTCGAGGGGACCGGGCCGTGCGTCGGCGCTGGCATCAACGTGCCGTTTCCGTATACCCGCGCCATGGCCCTCTACGCGCTGAAGTGCATCACGACGCCCGGCATCCCCAACAACGACGGCGCCACGGCCCTGATCGACGTGGTGGCGCCCGTGGGCTCGATCCTCGCCGCGGTGCCGCCGGCGCCCTCTGCCGGGCGTCACACGATCGGCCATTTCGTCGTGCCTCTGATCTTCGATGCGATGGCCCGCATCGTGCCCGACCGCGTCACCGCCGCCAGCGGCCTCATCGACATCATGACCTTCCAGGGACGGCACGACGACGGCCGCGAGATGGCCGCCAACTACTTCGTATGCGGCGGCTTCGGGGGCCTCCAGGGGATGGACGGGCGGCAGACGACGCCCGGCTCGTCCAACATGGGGACCACGCCGATCGAGGTGTTCGAGCCGCTCAGCGGCCTCGTCGTGGAGGAGAAGTCTCTGCTGGCCGACAGCGGCGGCGCCGGGGCGTTCCGCGGCGGCGCCGGGCAGACCGTGGTGATGCGCAACGGCACGGCGCGCGACATGGTCTTCTTCGCCATGGCCAACCGGACGATGTTCGCCGCCGAGGGCCTCTTCGGAGGCCGGCCCGGCGCGCGGCGGCGTCACATGATCGACGGGGTCGAGGTCGACGGCCAGGGGCGGCACGTGTTGGTTCCGGGCGCCGAGCTGCGCCTCGAGCAGGCCGGCGGCGGCGGCTACGGCCCTCCCGACGAGCGTCCCACCACGGCGATCGCCCGCGACATCGACGACGGGTTCCTGACGCCGGAGGGCGCCGTCGCGAGCTACGGGCCGCGCGCCGCGGGGCTCGGCGGCTGA
- a CDS encoding hydantoinase/oxoprolinase family protein — protein sequence MQTERTWRVGVDSGGTFTDVCLFDEATGRTDVWKVASTPHDPSEGIAAGVAEGMARVLPGEAQAAARIAYFGHGTTVATNALITHRGALVGLVTSEGFRDLLEIGRQKRPSLYDLFEDKPQTLVARRHRKEAAERLRHDGTVETPLDEAAVRRAARELAEAGCQAVAICFLYSFVDPAHEARARAIVAEELPDAFICASHEIAPEFREFERLSTTVVNSYLGPIMQRYIDRLTPRLEALGMTAAPHLTQSNGGVVSFEAASRTPVRAVLSGPSTGVVAAEAIGREAGFSNLITFDMGGTSTDVALMQGGQPKLASEAIVHGYPIKAPMLDIHTVGAGGGSIAYIDSGGLLKVGPQSAGADPGPVCYDRGATAPTVTDANVVLGTLNPTHLLAGRMPIRRDLAETAIGALGDRLGLSTMATAEGILAVVTANMARAIRTISVQRGHDPRDYALMAFGGAGPLHAARLADALDMGRIVIPPSPGIMCAIGLLLTDLRADFAATKLMAAEAENAAAAETTLAPLVEEAEGWLAAEHVAPDARRLSRTVDMRYRGQNYELAVRVPAGPISPDSVAALIDGFEDAHRQRYGFLAKEEAVEFVTFRVEAFGVVEKASLPRAEPGSADPSGAEVGTRQTYFAAAGEVVATPVYARTALKPGMTFEGPAIVEQMDTTTVVPPGTRLTVDPMGNLVMEAS from the coding sequence ATGCAGACCGAACGGACCTGGCGGGTCGGGGTCGACTCCGGCGGCACGTTCACCGACGTGTGCCTGTTCGACGAAGCCACCGGCCGCACCGACGTCTGGAAGGTCGCCTCCACGCCGCACGACCCGTCCGAGGGGATCGCCGCGGGCGTCGCCGAGGGGATGGCCCGCGTGCTGCCGGGCGAGGCGCAGGCGGCCGCGCGCATCGCCTACTTCGGCCACGGCACCACCGTCGCCACCAATGCGTTGATCACCCACCGCGGCGCGCTCGTCGGCCTCGTCACGTCCGAGGGGTTCCGCGATCTCCTCGAGATCGGCCGGCAGAAGCGTCCCAGCCTCTACGACCTCTTCGAGGATAAGCCGCAGACGCTCGTCGCGCGGCGCCATCGCAAGGAGGCGGCCGAGCGGCTGCGCCACGACGGCACGGTCGAGACCCCGCTCGACGAGGCGGCCGTGCGCCGCGCCGCGCGCGAGCTCGCCGAAGCCGGCTGCCAGGCGGTGGCGATCTGCTTCCTCTATTCGTTCGTCGACCCCGCGCACGAGGCGCGGGCGCGGGCCATCGTCGCCGAGGAGCTGCCGGACGCCTTCATCTGCGCCAGTCACGAGATCGCGCCCGAATTCCGCGAGTTCGAGCGGCTGTCGACGACCGTGGTCAACTCCTACCTCGGCCCGATCATGCAGCGCTACATCGACCGGCTGACGCCGCGGCTGGAAGCGCTCGGCATGACCGCGGCGCCTCACCTCACGCAGTCCAACGGCGGCGTGGTGAGCTTCGAGGCCGCGTCCCGCACGCCGGTGCGCGCCGTCCTCTCCGGGCCCTCCACCGGGGTCGTCGCGGCCGAGGCGATCGGGCGCGAGGCGGGCTTTTCCAACCTCATCACCTTCGACATGGGCGGCACCTCGACCGACGTCGCGCTGATGCAGGGCGGCCAGCCCAAGCTCGCCTCCGAGGCGATCGTCCACGGCTACCCGATCAAGGCGCCGATGCTGGACATCCACACGGTCGGCGCCGGCGGCGGGTCGATCGCCTACATCGACTCCGGCGGGCTCCTGAAGGTCGGCCCGCAGTCGGCCGGCGCGGACCCCGGCCCGGTCTGCTACGACCGCGGCGCCACCGCCCCCACCGTGACCGACGCCAACGTCGTCCTCGGCACGCTCAACCCGACGCACCTCCTCGCCGGCCGCATGCCCATCCGCCGCGACCTCGCCGAGACGGCGATCGGCGCGCTGGGCGATCGGCTCGGCCTCTCCACGATGGCGACGGCCGAGGGCATCCTCGCCGTGGTGACGGCCAACATGGCGCGCGCGATCCGCACCATCTCGGTCCAGCGCGGCCACGACCCGCGCGACTACGCGCTGATGGCGTTCGGCGGTGCCGGGCCGCTGCACGCCGCGCGGCTCGCCGACGCGCTCGACATGGGCCGCATCGTCATCCCGCCCAGCCCCGGCATCATGTGCGCCATCGGCCTGCTGCTGACGGATTTGCGTGCCGATTTCGCCGCCACCAAGCTGATGGCCGCCGAGGCCGAAAACGCCGCCGCCGCCGAAACGACGCTCGCCCCCCTGGTGGAGGAGGCGGAAGGCTGGCTCGCCGCCGAGCACGTCGCGCCCGACGCGCGGCGCCTGTCGCGCACCGTCGACATGCGCTACCGCGGGCAGAACTACGAGCTCGCCGTGCGCGTCCCCGCCGGGCCGATCTCGCCGGACAGCGTCGCGGCTTTGATCGACGGCTTCGAGGACGCGCACCGCCAGCGCTACGGCTTCCTCGCCAAGGAGGAGGCGGTGGAGTTCGTCACCTTCCGCGTCGAGGCGTTCGGCGTCGTCGAGAAGGCGAGCCTGCCGCGCGCCGAGCCCGGCTCCGCCGACCCCTCCGGCGCCGAAGTCGGCACCCGGCAGACCTATTTCGCCGCCGCCGGCGAAGTCGTCGCGACGCCCGTCTACGCCCGAACCGCGCTGAAGCCCGGCATGACGTTCGAAGGCCCCGCGATCGTCGAGCAGATGGACACCACCACCGTCGTCCCGCCCGGAACCCGCCTCACCGTCGACCCCATGGGCAACCTCGTCATGGAGGCCTCGTGA